Proteins from one Microcaecilia unicolor chromosome 2, aMicUni1.1, whole genome shotgun sequence genomic window:
- the LOC115463708 gene encoding zinc finger protein 93-like: MLSGIEKEDEKYFTQHFEQEEKENPNDPTKSLPIVTSVFSLSVKQEEDLPLMDHLESEMSEQTPPSVTSFYNVKPEILIRFEQERFGTEPQGFDETGNLTSISKCSQSYTAETTVEILKMEEDPISDQLEDDVFGNKRKIMRECDRQQRAEWKHKDSPGLSVDCLEGTSRIIPPSMKAKGERPNVCIDQERNSTQFATLNQNQRISGETLLQSTVFEERCIGKSHLRGQKEIHREDKPFHCTEYGKYFTCAGRDKNFSQIFELRRHELVNRRKKEVHKINLKGVKLFKCLVCDKSFTRNNSLRIHERIHTGEKPFKCPECDKCFNCKSDLRKHERIHTGVKPFKCPECDKWFHCKSDLKKHERIHTGVKAFKCSECDKCFHFKSDLRKHERIHTGEKPFKCSECDKNFTRKNNLRVHEKIHTRKKPFKCSEYNKSFN; the protein is encoded by the exons ATGCTGTCTGGG ATtgaaaaggaagatgagaaatatttcactcaacactTTGagcaggaggaaaaagaaaacccgaaTGACCCCACCaaga GTCTTCCGATTGTAACGTCTGTATTTTCACTAagtgttaaacaagaggaagatctcccccTCATGGATCATCTTGAATCAGAGATGTCTGAACAGACTCCCCCATCTGTAACAA GCTTCTACAATGTCAAGCCTGAGATTTTAATCAGATTTGAGCAAGAGAGATTTGGGACGGAACCTCAGGGATTTGACGAAACAGGAAATCTGACTTCCATAAGCAAAT GCAGCCAAAGTTACACTGCTGAGACCACAGTAGAGATCCTGAAAATGGAAGAGGATCCCATCAGTGACCAGCTGGAAG ATGATGTGTTTGGGAACAAGAGGAAGATAATGAGAGAGTGCGATCGGCAGCAGAGAGCAGAATGGAAACACAAAGACAGCCCAGGTCTTTCAGTTGATTGCCTGGAAGGTACTAGTAGAATAATACCTCCTAGCATGAAAGCAAAAGGAGAGAGACCTAATGTATGTATTGATCAAGAGAGGAATTCTACCCAATTTGCAACTCTCAACCAAAATCAGAGAATCAGTGGAGAGACACTTCTTCAGAGCACTGTATTCGAGGAGAGGTGCATTGGGAAGTCACACCTTAGAGGGCAAAAAGAAATTCACAGAGAAGACAAGCCATTCCATTGTACTGAATATGGAAAATATTTTACATGTGCTGGACGTGATAAAAACTTTAGTCAGATATTTGAACTGAGAAGACATGAATTAGTcaacagaagaaagaaagaagtacATAAAATAAACCTCAAAGGTGTGAAGCTATTCAAATGTTTAGTATGTGATAAAAGTTTCACTCGAAATAATAGCCTTAGAatacatgaaagaatccacactggagaaaaaccttttaaatgtcctgaatgtgataaatgtttcaattgCAAATCAGATCTCAGAAAGCATGAAAGAATTCACACTGGAGTAAAACCTTTTAAGTgtcctgaatgtgataaatggttcCATTGCAAGTCAGATTTAAAAAAGCATGAAAGAATTCACACTGGAGTAAAAgcttttaaatgttctgaatgtgataaatgttttcaTTTCAAATCAGATCTAAGAaagcatgaaagaatccacactggagaaaagccttttaaatgttctgaatgtgataaaaactTTACTCGCAAGAATAACCTCAGAGTTCATGAAAAAATACACACAAGAAAGAAACCTTTTAAATGTTCCGAATATAATAAAAGCTTCAATTGA